From the genome of Candidatus Electrothrix communis, one region includes:
- a CDS encoding adenylate kinase, whose protein sequence is MNILTFGPNGSGKGTQGAIVKEKYGMDHIESGAIFREHIKGGTELGKKAKEYIDKGDLVPDDITIPMVLETLGKSKEKGWLLDGFPRSLAQAEALDKALTESGMALDEVIEIKLDREIAKERIMGRRLCANDNNHPNHIAFDAIKPVEKDGKLVCRVCGGELSMRDDDQDEVAIGKRHDIYYDDNSGTMAAVNYFKNTGSAKMISVDGSKAINEISEEIISQLA, encoded by the coding sequence ATGAACATTCTTACTTTCGGACCAAATGGCAGTGGTAAGGGTACCCAGGGTGCCATTGTTAAAGAAAAATACGGCATGGATCATATTGAATCTGGAGCTATTTTCCGCGAGCACATCAAGGGCGGCACCGAACTTGGCAAGAAGGCAAAAGAGTACATTGACAAGGGCGATCTGGTTCCCGATGATATCACCATTCCTATGGTACTGGAGACCCTGGGCAAATCCAAAGAAAAAGGCTGGCTGCTGGACGGTTTCCCCCGTTCGCTGGCCCAAGCCGAGGCCCTGGATAAGGCTCTGACCGAATCCGGCATGGCCCTTGACGAGGTTATTGAGATTAAGCTCGACCGCGAAATTGCCAAAGAACGAATCATGGGACGTCGCCTCTGTGCCAACGACAACAACCATCCCAACCACATCGCTTTTGATGCTATCAAGCCAGTAGAAAAAGACGGCAAGCTGGTCTGCCGGGTCTGCGGCGGCGAACTGAGCATGCGGGACGATGATCAGGACGAAGTGGCTATCGGCAAACGGCATGACATCTATTATGACGACAACTCTGGCACCATGGCTGCGGTCAACTACTTCAAGAACACCGGCAGCGCCAAAATGATCTCTGTGGACGGTTCCAAGGCGATCAATGAAATTTCTGAAGAAATTATAAGCCAACTGGCGTAA